One region of Fusarium oxysporum f. sp. lycopersici 4287 chromosome 14, whole genome shotgun sequence genomic DNA includes:
- a CDS encoding hypothetical protein (At least one base has a quality score < 10), protein MAACHTSVFSRFAIETDPKLTSRGSITNPRDKWCPKNLRPWPDFLKKQKLTFGTLYDLFPTESRVFENRNFLAGLGNRISQRPIADEKTLEYFLHNSVEDPVRAIIQQLKQVEEVSRVFQLGDGVVFENHPHALSDVAEEVVERGTPSTPPQTPDHRRDLKQLRPDQICVYRSDNTESSRRTMVYVSEYKPPHKLTAPHLRLGLRAMDIHKEVVNRRTIPTSVDPDARFQYYAEKLTASAVTQTYHYMIESGLEYGLLTTGEAIVFLKVDWDEPETLYYHLAEPGPEVSAHPNNLHICTAVGQYLAFTLMALGSPGERRQNRQEERLEAMKNLKTWAEDFESTLRSIPENERSASSDYSPGHEPTTYKDVDRSPALPRKRTRRTAVCQIGEGSLRKDERQEPSDDESASRPPDTPTPTGRNTRQGTRRSQRLALRPRGGGGEQGRQQYCTQKCLLGMVKGGFLDPKCPNVALHGKSCAPAARARHPVDHKEWLRLLWIQLKQSLDDGIRPLGEGGARGVLFQVTLLVHGYTFVSKGTVRAFIKDLEHEAAVYERLKPIQGVHVPVFLGAIDLGSMNKTYYYDHRVYVVHMTFLSWGGCSIDRAQRIGDMDRPLEDKAIRSLRAMHREGVVHKDVRLANMLFNPETNRVTVIDFERALLLKPPRRPLAQLVPNKRARESETMDAKKVTGDSSKRSRASQSFSEDIWLAKTAFLEWNAGRWTRAARAPC, encoded by the coding sequence ATGGCAGCCTGTCATACCTCCGTTTTCTCTCGCTTCGCCATCGAAACAGATCCAAAACTGACTTCGAGGggctccatcaccaacccgCGTGACAAGTGGTGTCCTAAGAACCTCAGGCCGTGGCCCGACTTCCTCAAAAAACAGAAGCTCACCTTCGGTACACTCTACGATTTATTTCCTACCGAGAGCCGCGTTTTCGAGAACCGAAACTTCCTGGCCGGCTTGGGGAACAGGATCTCTCAACGACCGATAGCAGACGAGAAGACGCTCGAGTATTTCCTACATAATAGCGTGGAGGATCCGGTTAGAGCCATCATACAACAGCTCAAACAGGTGGAAGAGGTCAGCAGGGTTTTTCAGCTCGGAGATGGTGTCGTCTTTGAGAACCATCCCCATGCCCTCAGCGATGTCGCCGAAGAAGTCGTTGAGCGGGGGACCCCATCGACACCACCGCAGACGCCGGACCACCGAAGAGATCTCAAGCAGCTGCGGCCGGATCAAATCTGCGTCTATCGATCCGACAACACCGAGTCTTCCCGGCGCACCATGGTTTACGTTTCCGAGTATAAGCCGCCTCACAAGTTGACCGCTCCGCATCTTCGTCTCGGTCTCCGCGCCATGGACATCCACAAGGAAGTCGTGAACCGAAGGACGATTCCAACTTCTGTAGACCCTGACGCGCGTTTCCAGTACTACGCGGAGAAGCTGACGGCATCTGCCGTGACGCAGACATATCATTACATGATCGAGAGTGGCCTTGAATATGGTCTTCTTACCACTGGCGAGGCCATTGTGTTTCTCAAAGTTGACTGGGACGAACCTGAGACTCTGTACTATCATCTAGCAGAGCCTGGTCCGGAGGTGTCGGCACATCCAAACAACCTCCATATATGCACAGCTGTCGGTCAATATCTGGCGTTCACCCTCATGGCTCTCGGTTCGCCTGGAGAACGACGGCAGAATAGGCAGGAGGAACGTCTAGAAGCTatgaagaacttgaagacGTGGGCTGAGGACTTCGAATCGACATTGCGCTCTATCCCGGAAAATGAACGATCGGCGTCATCAGACTACTCACCTGGTCATGAACCTACCACCTACAAGGATGTCGATCGGTCGCCGGCCTTGCCCCGCAAAAGGACACGTCGAACTGCTGTGTGCCAGATTGGGGAGGGGTCGTTGAGGAAGGACGAGAGGCAGGAACCATCTGATGACGAGTCGGCATCCAGGCCACCGGACACGCCTACGCCAACCGGACGAAACACAAGACAAGGAACTAGGCGGAGCCAGCGACTGGCGTTACGGCCGCGCGGAGGAGGCGGCGAGCAGGGTCGGCAGCAGTACTGTACGCAGAAATGTCTTCTCGGCATGGTCAAGGGTGGTTTTCTCGACCCAAAGTGCCCGAACGTGGCACTTCACGGCAAGAGCTGTGCTCCCGCCGCCCGCGCACGTCATCCTGTCGATCACAAGGAGTGGCTTCGCCTACTCTGGATCCAGCTGAAACAGTCGCTCGACGACGGGATCAGGCCATTGGGGGAGGGTGGTGCGCGGGGTGTGCTTTTCCAAGTGACCCTACTTGTGCATGGCTACACATTTGTCAGCAAGGGCACGGTGCGGGCTTTCATCAAAGATCTCGAGCACGAGGCTGCTGTCTACGAGCGTCTCAAACCAATCCAGGGCGTCCACGTGCCTGTTTTCCTGGGTGCCATTGACCTTGGATCGATGAACAAGACTTACTACTATGACCATCGGGTCTACGTGGTGCACATGACATTTTTGTCCTGGGGAGGCTGCAGCATCGACAGAGCACAGAGAATTGGCGACATGGACAGGCCGCTCGAGGACAAGGCCATTCGGTCCTTGAGAGCCATGCATCGAGAGGGCGTGGTCCACAAAGATGTGAGGCTTGCAAACATGTTATTTAATCCTGAGACCAACAGGGTTACGGTGATCGACTTTGAACGGGCTTTGCTACTCAAGCCGCCTCGGCGTCCGTTGGCGCAGCTGGTGCCGAACAAGCGAGCGCGGGAGTCGGAGACGATGGATGCCAAGAAGGTAACTGGTGATTCAAGCAAGCGAAGTCGGGCAAGTCAAAGCTTTTCAGAGGATATTTGGTTGGCAAAGACGGCGTTCTTGGAGTGGAATGCTGGCCGATGGACACGAGCCGCGAGAGCGCCTTGCTAG
- a CDS encoding hypothetical protein (At least one base has a quality score < 10), with the protein MSPRSLKSHVDLAIAQSSNEHIEKIKVVSSNQLRSGDLSIKTATSSDMVALRQFAEDWEQRIGNGATVRIPTYGVLVHGVRTSSMDMDNFELIRDGLLQDNKPFIPTAEIKYIGWLTRSSSSKSASSVVVEFTRPEDANKVIDEGLIWQGEVFQCELYDRQCRGRTTEMKQEVNKAKAASKLRPRYHLELESFVTRISTGTRTRERQNNTNTITRTGRPILESGRPQDASSTRSRSPTKRLQKRANPGSDQVASDNPDNEIVVNMGSQRPRRTAAASRRVLEALEYNVRKSKDTVMATLLRDPDIGRYDILAIQEPWKNPFDTTTHHPAKDQFHLCYPDKDQTFPARVCFFINKRLDHSRWHFEEANRDLGSLNLRLVRY; encoded by the exons ATGAGTCCCCGTAGCCTCAAGTCACATGTAGACCTCGCAATCGCACAAAGCAGCAACGAACACATAGAGAAGATCAAAGTAGTATCCTCCAATCAGCTCAGGAGCGGTGACTTGAGCATCAAGACGGCCACCTCATCGGACATGGTAGCGCTTAGACAGTTTGCAGAAGACTGGGAACAAAGGATCGGAAACGGTGCCACTGTACGCATTCCGACGTATGGTGTCTTGGTACATGGTGTACGCACTAGTTCGATGGATATGGATAACTTCGAACTCATTAGAGATGGGTTATTGCAGGATAATAAGCCTTTCATACCAACTGCGGAGATCAAGTACATAGGCTGGCTGACGAGATCTTCGTCCTCTAAATCAGCATCTTCGGTCGTGGTCGAGTTCACACGACCGGAAGATGCGAATAAAGTTATTGATGAGGGCCTCATCTGGCAAGGCGAGGTGTTCCAATGCGAACTCTATGACAGACAGTGCCGC GGACGCACCACGGAAATGAAGCAGGAGGTCAATAAGGCCAAAGCGGCCTCTAAACTGCGGCCCAGATATCATCTAGAGCTAGAAAGCTTCGTCACCAGGATATCTACCGGAACCAGAACGCGGGAGCGgcaaaacaacaccaacacaatCACCAGGACAGGACGACCTATCTTGGAATCAGGCCGACCCCAGGACGCCAGTTCGACCCGGAGCAGGTCGCCTACCAAGAGGCTACAGAAAAGAGCGAACCCTGGCAGTGACCAGGTGGCGTCAGATAATCCCGATAACGAGATCGTCGTAAACATGGGGAGCCAGCGGCCAAGACGAACGGCAGCCGCTTCCAGGAGGGTCTTGGAAGCACTGGAG TACAACGTCAGAAAATCCAAAGACACAGTCATGGCCACGCTCTTACGAGATCCCGACATAGGACGATACGACATCCTCGCTATCCAGGAGCCTTGGAAGAACCCATTCGACACGACAACTCACCACCCAGCCAAGGATCAATTTCACCTATGCTACCCAGACAAAGACCAAACCTTTCCAGCCAGGGTCTGCTTTTTCATCAACAAGAGACTCGATCACTCCAGGTGGCACTTTGAAGAGGCAAACAGAGATCTCGGCTCACTAAACCTAAGACTTGTCAGATATTAA
- a CDS encoding hypothetical protein (At least one base has a quality score < 10) codes for MATLHPTKSTTPVPERTEEDNQRLFQLYKGWTLTERDGQVRQWVYQFGYDIQHADKGERRWVCCLCIKQKRPRPKSYAIKGLQNAEGHLYTDHNGIMDPTGKRQKPTKASEKAHQSIATILQLNPKEPKEQDLINTLIKRFDKTVFQQKLVNWIVNSNQSFSIVNDQDLRDIFNYLNPSVEITKANITDVTVRAIAEREFTNNMERVKDALRKSPGQIHIQYDGWKSGNRHALYGITCVFRDSNNRPQKCVLGLPELTERHTGENIAGQIIEIIREYEISDKLGYFTLDNAGNNKTSMGELGLEFGFDWEKRWVRCVGHVVNIVVKQMLYGKNPDAFEKEVFEGLHTAAKEHEVWRRRGSVGKWHNFAVEVSRSDTWTDMLKKVQAVESQLSDDAQLKKHRPVGVVVDNATRWLSQFSMIERALLLRPFYNSFVQRASNEWEKVNLTRAGHIKKGSKLPFFLKEENRMTPDDWHVLGTLYDILLDFQLVVRGLEAMDRENTGERSRKTRSTLHCLMACTGTSWDLIHAYEFLLETLESAKRAVANFPHGHHLAVNINLGWLKLNEYYEHLNDSPLIYGAAVLHPAYRWALFDDLWGDDDERQLWITKAKEMVQDLWEREYRDLEVDDPEIELPANKRLKTSRNKFTAWRTKKRGLTTGGISVTESPIRSPAQSPRSSVGGLDLDEYEQWQRDIEDADASVTDPYEYWHIRRLKYPRLSRMALDLLTVPPMSAECERLFSTTGRMVTKSRNRLDASTIGLCQTLRSWLRAGLIGSLDRILMDE; via the exons ATGGCCACCCTTCATCCTACCAAGTCAACCACACCCGTTCCAGAACGTACAGAAGAAGACAATCAACGACTCTTTCAGCTCTACAAAGGCTGGACCTTGACGGAGAGAGACGGCCAAGTGCGTCAATGGGTATATCAGTTCGGCTACGATATCCAGCATGCCGATAAGGGGGAACGCCGATGGGTGTGTTGCCTTTGCATCAAGCAAAAGCGGCCGAGGCCAAAGAGTTACGCCATCAAAGGGTTGCAGAACGCTGAGGGTCACCTGTACACGGACCACAATGGCATCATGGATCCGACAGGCAAGAGGCAAAAGCCTACAAAGGCATCCGAGAAAGCACATCAGTCCATTGCAACAATCCTACAGTTGAACCCGAAGGAGCCGAAGGAACAAGATTTGATCAATACCTTGATCAAACGTTTCGACAAAACTGTATTCCAGCAGAAACTTGTCAACTGGATTGTCAACTCTAACCAATCCTTCTCGATCGTCAACGatcaagatcttcgagaCATCTTCAACTACCTCAATCCATCTGTCGAGATCACAAAAGCTAACATTACTGACGTGACCGTGCGTGCCATCGCAGAACGAGAATTTACCAACAACATGGAAAGAGTGAAAGATGCTTTGCGAAAGAGTCCGGGACAGATCCATATCCAGTACGATGGCTGGAAGTCTGGTAACCGACACGCCTTATACGGCATCACATGTGTGTTTCGGGATTCAAACAATCGGCCGCAGAAGTGTGTTCTCGGACTGCCTGAGCTTACAGAGCGGCACACAGGCGAGAATATCGCCGGGCAGATTATCGAGATCATTCGGGAGTACGAGATCAGCGATAAACTCGGGTATTTCACATTGGATAATGCCGGTAACAATAAAACCTCGATGGGGGAGCTTGGATTAGAGTTTGGCTTCGACTGGGAGAAGCGATGGGTTCGCTGCGTTGGCCACGTTGTCAACATAGTAGTGAAACAGATGCTGTATGGCAAGAACCCGGATGCTTTCGAGAAAGAGGTCTTCGAAGGACTTCACACGGCAGCGAAGGAGCATGAAGTCTGGAGGAGGCGAGGCTCTGTTGGAAAATGGCATAACTTTGCTGTT GAGGTGAGCAGATCGGACACGTGGACCGATATGCTCAAGAAGGTACAGGCTGTCGAGAGCCAACTCTCTGATGACGCTCAGCTCAAGAAACACCGTCCAGTTGGAGTTGTGGTCGACAATGCTACCCGGTGGCTTTCTCAATTCTCGATGATTGAACGCGCTCTCCTCTTGAGGCCATTTTATAATTCTTTTGTCCAGAGAGCGTCAAACGAGTGGGAGAAGGTCAACTTGACGAGAGCTGGCCACATCAAAAAGGGCTCCAAGCTGCCCTTCTTCCTGAAGGAAGAGAATCGCATGACACCTGATGATTGGCATGTGCTCGGGACTCTTTACGACATTTTGCTTGACTTCCAGCTGGTTGTGAGAGGCCTTGAGGCGATGGACAGGGAAAACACCGGAGAAAGGTCGAGGAAAACGAGATCGACCCTCCACTGTCTG ATGGCTTGTACAGGAACAAGCTGGGATCTTATTCACGCGTACGAATTTCTTCTCGAAACCCTCGAATCCGCGAAAAGAGCAGTCGCCAATTTTCCGCACGGCCATCACCTCGctgtcaacatcaacctGGGTTGGCTCAAATTGAACGAATACTACGAGCACCTGAATGATAGCCCCCTGATCTATGGCGCTGCAGTTCTTCATCCTGCCTACCGGTGGGCACTGTTTGACGATTTGTGGGGAGACGACGACGAAAGACAATTGTGGATTACCAAGGCGAAGGAGATGGTCCAGGATCTCTGGGAGAGAGAGTATAGGGACCTGGAGGTTGATGACCCAGAGATTGAGTTGCCTGCCAATAAGCGGCTGAAGACCTCAAGAAACAAGTTCACAGCGTGGCGCACAAAGAAGCGAGGACTGACGACTGGAGGGATTTCTGTTACCGAGTCGCCAATTCGATCCCCAGCTCAATCCCCTAGGTCCTCAGTTGGCGGTCTGGATCTTGATGAATACGAGCAGTGGCAGCGTGATATCGAGGATGCTGATGCTTCTGTCACAGATCCCTACGAATACTGGCACATAAGGCGACTCAAATACCCCCGGTTGTCTAGGATGGCCTTGGATCTGCTTACTGTGCCACCAATGTCAGCCGAGTGTGAGAGGCTATTCTCGACCACTGGCCGCATGGTTACCAAGAGCCGCAATAGGCTAGATGCCAGTACAATTGGGCTTTGCCAGACACTACGGAGTTGGTTGCGCGCCGGTTTGATCGGGTCGCTAGATAGGATTCTAATGGACGAGTGA